CTAATGTTTGTTCTACATTTGTTCCAGCAATGTTGATGTTCTAACTCATAATGGGGTTTGTCATCACTTGTGAACCATAGGTTAGAATCAACAGCCCACATTGATCAAAGACCTTTCTCTTTAAGAATATGGGAAGAGCTGATTTGAAAACGCCTCTTAGCTTTCCATAAGCCTCCATAAGCAGCTCAAATCAACCTAATTCTACGTATTAATACATTGGTCTGGACCAGAGTCTGATTGTCTCTGCTTAAACGAATTTCGTGCCCCAAATATTGGTATGCTAATCTTTGTTCTATATTTGTTCCAGCTATGTTGATGTTCTAACTCAGAATGGGGTTTGTCATCACTTGTGCACCATAGGTTAGAATCGGCAGCACACATTGATCAAAGACCTTTCTCTTTAAGAAGATGGGAAGAGCTGATTCGAAAACGTCTCTTAGCTTTCCATAAGCCTCCATAAGCAGCTCAAATCAACCTAATTCTACGTATTAATTCATTGGTCTGGACCAGAGTCTGGTTGTCTCTACTTAAACGAATTTCGTGCCCCAAATATTGGTATGCTAATGATTGTTCCATATTTGTTCCAGCTATGTTGATGTTCTAACTCAGAATGGGGTTTGTCATCACTTGTGCACCATAGGTTAGAATCGGCAGCACACATTGATCAAAGACCTTTCTCTTTAAAAAGATGGGAAGAGCTGATTTGAAAACGTCTCTTAGCTTCCCATAAGCCTCCATAAGCCGCCCAAATCAACTTTATTCTTTGTATCAATTCATTGGTCTGGACCAGAGTCTGGTTGTCTCTACTTAAACGAATTTCGTGCCCCAAATATTTGTATGCTAACGTTTGTTCTATATTTGTTCCAGCTATATTGATGTTCTAACTCAGAATGGGGTTTGTCATCACTTGTGCACCATAGGTTAGAATCGGCAGCACACATTGATCAAAGACCTTTTTCTTTAAGAAGATGGGAAGAGCTGATTCGAAAACGTCTCTTAGCTTTCCATAAGCCTCCATAAGTAGCTCAAATCAACCTAATTCTACGTATTAATTCATTGGTCTGGACCAGAGTCTGGTTGTCTGTACTTAAACGAATTTGTGCCCCAAATACTGGTATGCTAATGTTTGTTCCATATTTGTTCCAGCTATGTTGATGTTCTAACTCAGAATGAggtttgtcatcacttttgtacCATAGGTTAGAATCGGCAGCACACATTGATCAAAGATTTTTCTCTTTAAGAAGATTTGAGGAGCTGATTTGAAAACGCCTCTTAGCTTTCCATAAGCCTCTATAAGCCGTCCAAATCAACCTTAATCTACGTATTAATTCATTGGTCTGGACCAGAGTCTGGTTGACTCTACTTAAACGAATTTAGTGCCGCAAATATTTGTATGCAAATGTTTGTTCTATATTTGTTCCAGTAATGTTGATGTTCTAACTCAGAATGGGGTTTGTCATCACTTGTGTTTTTGAGTGGCTGATCTTTAAATCAACTTGTGTAGAGGCATGGCAGAGTCTTTATCACATTTCGATGGCATGATCAATGTGATCTGTTATGAGGACTATGTCTTCCGCGAACCTAAAGTGACTAAGTTGCACTCTATTTATGTTTATGTCCATTTAGTCTAGGTTTGCATGCCTATACATGTATTCATGGATGATCTGGATGACTTAAAAATCTGcctctaataattttattatagaaAAAGACTGTGTGGCTCGTACAAAATTCTATAGAAGTCAAACGGGCAAGAGGTTTATGTTTTCAAAAACTGATATTGTGTAAAGTATTTATTAAAATCAACTAAATACTTTCGGCATAGCAAATGCCTTCATCAGAGCTTCCTTACATTTTGCAAAAGTTGGTGTTACTTTGAATTTGATGCATCTGTGAATGAACCAGATGTCGATGCTCAGCAATTCTCTTTTTTTTGACACTCTAAGGTATTTATTAAAGTCGACTACCATACTGTGGATAATGAATAGAAAAATACTGTATGACtcgtacacacttctatataagtCAAAATagcaacaggtgtatgttttcaaaaactggTAGTGTCTAaagtatttattaaaatcagctaagcACTTTCGACATGGCAactgccatcatcagagcttccttaCATTTTGCAAAAGTTGGTGTTACTTTGTATTTGCAGCGCCGGTTTAACCAGGGGTCTTTTGGGTGCTGTAGCACCGGGCGGTTGAAGGTTCTAGGGCGGTACGCGCGAAGCGCGTGCTGTTCCGAAATTATATGATTatggtaaaataaaatttgcatacAAATCCACAtgatatattaataaaaatttttctgttttatcattaacttgaaaacttaacaataatttataaataaattactaTTATTAACGTCGACGTACCTATATGGTTTATGCACTGTGTTCAGTTTATGTTATCTAAATGTCAGATAACGTACAAACATGCCGTGCGCCGTAAAATTATATCATTCTACAGCGTTTAAGAATAATGTGCGAACACCGCAAAATACACGTTTGGGTTGGCAGACGGGCGCCGGCCGGCGCGCCGCGCcgaaataataaaacagaaacTGCTTACTACTTGAACACTTGAACCAGAAAATAATAAGGCGTAGGTCGGTAGAGTCGATTAGTAAAATTTGTTCTATCATATTAATACAGACCAGGCAGTTGTATAAATACGAGTAGAAAGAGAAATACCTACAAACGTACAACTAAACTAAGGTAAGATGTTTGACTTACATTTGAAACTGTATAGGTAATTATAATTTGTAaattaaacattaatataatCAATATTCAATAGAAAAATATGGAAGGGCGGAAACAACCTGGATCTTTCTGGCGTAAAAGGAAACAAGAAAAGCAAGAaagacaaaataaaattttgaaggTATACCCAAAATGAATCATTTTTTACACCTGATGGAAATCAAGAAGACGACACTACAAATATTTCCCAACCCGGTAGTAGCTCTAGTGCTACTAGTgataaatatattcatattcaacCACATGAACTTATTTTGGAGACTTCAGAATTAGTGCCAGAGCCAGAGCACTTAGTATCACCTGTTTCAAAAGTATTAGAATATGAAGAAGCAACCACCAGTAACTCGGGTAaggcatatttaaattttttaacgagGCTAAAATGCAAAAAGATAACGGTGCCTTTACAAATGGTAAATAAAACAGGACaatgacaaatattttttttatttttttttcagatccAAAACAGGATTTACTTAATTTTAAAGATCCGGCACTTTGGCAAGATTCCCATAATTAAGCAGAAATGATTCTAGAAAAATAGGTCGAACAGAATCTTACAGATATGGACTTTTcaatgtcaaaaagaaatttcGGGGAACAACACAGGTATGCCGGTAAGCAAATATTTTATAAAAGACTTGTTAATGGAGAAGTGGTTCGCCGCGATTGGGCAATTTACTCGGAGAGCACTGGCAATTTGTCTTTTGACAGAGCATTTTGtctttattgtgtattatttggaAATAAAAAGAACCAATTTAAAACAGGATTTTCATTATGGAATACAAGTAAGGAAAGATTAGACGAACATGAAAGATCCAATGATCATATAGATAATCTGATGACTCGCTTATTAAAGCAAGGAAGAGTTGATGTAGAACTCGAAAAGGAAATTAGCACTGCGAAAGAATATTGGGTGAAAGTACTAGAAAGAATCATAAGTGTAATAAAGTTTCTGGCTACCAGGGAATTGGCATTTAGAGGTACTCATGAAAGAATTGGCGAAAAACGGAATGGAAACTACTTAGGTTTACTGGAACTATTGTCAGAATATGATCCATTTTTGAAAGATCATATTAATACACGAGCAAATTTAGGTAAGGGCAAAACGTCATATCTATCAAAAGATATATGTAACGAATTACTGAATATTTTATCCAATCGAGTCATTGATGAAATTGTTAGACAAATTAAGGCAAACAAATACTATTCTATAAGTGTAGATTCAACACCTGACATAACACACCATGACCAACTTACAGTGATTTTGAGATATTGTGACAATAAAGGGAATCCCGTGGAAAGATTCGTGGGATTTTATAAAAACACTGGGCATAGCTCACAACAACTTGAGGAAACAGTTATTGGGATGTTAGAGTCTTTGAAATTAGATATTAAGAACTGTAGAGACCAGTCTTACGACAATGCCAGTAATATGAGTGGAAAGTATTCTGGTTTGCAAGCACGTATTAAAGCTTACAATGATTTAGCTCTCTTTGTTCCGTGTGCTGCTCACTCTTTAAATTTGGTTGTCCAAAATGCAGCAGATTGTTGTTTGGAAGCAACATCTTTTTTTATGTTGGTACAAACTATCTACAATTTTTTCTCCGTGTCTACACATAGGTGGGAGTTATTGTCTCGTGCAATAAAGGATTCGGCTGAGTCGGGGCAGACACTGTTACCTAAGAGAGTGAATACAACCCGTTGGTCTTCTCGTTTTGATgccgtaaaagcgttaaaaagcaaTTACGGTTTGATTAAAACATGTTTGATTGGAATATCAACGGATATAAATGAGAAAAACATAGTAAGAGTTGAAGCAGCTTCTCTATCGGAAAAACTTGATTTGTTGGAAAACGGAATAATTTTATCATTTTGGCTTGACGTTTTACAAAGGGTTAATGAAGTGAATAAATCAGTACAAAAGGAAAATATGGATTTAAGCACAACCGCTCATCTGTTATCATCTTTAGCAGATTACTTTGATTTCTTACGTGATCGTTTTGATCACTACGAGGCCTTAGGAATGTTGTTAACAGGGAACGAAAATTATGCTGAGAAGaggattatcaaaaaaaaattgcaattagGAGAAATGAATTCGGAGGTAAGCTTAAGCCAAAAAGAAAAAATTCGAACACAATGTTATGTTTGTATAATAGACAATCTTAAGTCGGAGATTATTCGCCGATCTGATAGTTATAAATCTTGTTCAAGAGCATTTGAATTTTTGTTTAAACTAAAAGCTACGGAAGATGAAGATATTTTCAGATCGGCAACCGAATTACAACAAAACTACAAGGAGGATTTGGACGAGTATTTTCCCCAAGAATGTGTTCATTTAAATCAATTGTTAACGTCTCTTCCCCAATTAAAAATAGACACTCCTTTAGAATTGGTACAGGctttatacaaaaataaattaatatcttCATTTCCAAACGTTAATATTTGCCTGCGTATTTTTTTCTCCATAATGGTCGCAAATGCAAGTGGCGAACGCTCTCTTTCGACACTAAAAAGGGTAAAGACCTACTTAAGAAATGCAATTTCCCAAGAAAATTTGAAGTCCTTAGCAGTCTTATCCATTAACGAGGACCTGCTAAATGAATTAAATATAACTGATATCATCGAAAACTTCGCTTCAGTAAAATCAAGAAAACAAGCTTTTCAATAGTAAAGGTATTTGCTTACCTACCTGATGTTACCTGTTTGAATGTTATtaagtacatttttattttactttgtgAAAAGTTCGCCCTTAATTTTTTCCTTGTATATTGTTAGTTTTCATTTAAGTTggaaaccaaaaaaagttgtaattgttttttttttattttaataaacttatattcaaaatatgttttgTTGAATTGAAATAAAGTTGAGAAATATTTTTGAGCCTGGGCGCGGCATCCGTATCAGCACCGGGCGGCAGACTGTGTTAAACCGGCACTGATTTGATACATTTGTGAATGAACCAGATGTCGACGTTCAGCAATTCTCTCTTCTTTGACAGTCTAAGGCAATGTATTTATTAAAGTCGACTAACTACCATAATGTAGATAATTAATAGGAAAGACTGTATGACTCGTAAACACTCCTATATCAGTCAAAACGGCAACAGGTGTACCTATGTGTTCaaaaactgatagtgtgtaaaatattttttctacagccgtgctaaaagagccactttcacgcatgcattttgtttccgaaagttgcactttcccgcacggcgtgcgtgaaagtaaatttccCGCACGGcctgcgggaaagtaaaataccttgtaatatattataatacatgcaataaactaatatttagatatgatttactaatttatttcaaatttatcttattgtgttcatgttttaatgaaattagcgcaataattcgatgaaataaaattattttgacataatatttaaaagtcagatcagcagacaattacaatggttttgaatcgtcgtgtcgtcatggaaaccaataccGTCGTCATGGTAAttcattatattgaaagtttggtttt
This genomic window from Diabrotica virgifera virgifera chromosome 1, PGI_DIABVI_V3a contains:
- the LOC126879034 gene encoding zinc finger MYM-type protein 1-like — translated: MDFSMSKRNFGEQHRYAGKQIFYKRLVNGEVVRRDWAIYSESTGNLSFDRAFCLYCVLFGNKKNQFKTGFSLWNTSKERLDEHERSNDHIDNLMTRLLKQGRVDVELEKEISTAKEYWVKVLERIISVIKFLATRELAFRGTHERIGEKRNGNYLGLLELLSEYDPFLKDHINTRANLGKGKTSYLSKDICNELLNILSNRVIDEIVRQIKANKYYSISVDSTPDITHHDQLTVILRYCDNKGNPVERFVGFYKNTGHSSQQLEETVIGMLESLKLDIKNCRDQSYDNASNMSGKYSGLQARIKAYNDLALFVPCAAHSLNLVVQNAADCCLEATSFFMLVQTIYNFFSVSTHRWELLSRAIKDSAESGQTLLPKRVNTTRWSSRFDAVKALKSNYGLIKTCLIGISTDINEKNIVRVEAASLSEKLDLLENGIILSFWLDVLQRVNEVNKSVQKENMDLSTTAHLLSSLADYFDFLRDRFDHYEALGMLLTGNENYAEKRIIKKKLQLGEMNSEVSLSQKEKIRTQCYVCIIDNLKSEIIRRSDSYKSCSRAFEFLFKLKATEDEDIFRSATELQQNYKEDLDEYFPQECVHLNQLLTSLPQLKIDTPLELVQALYKNKLISSFPNVNICLRIFFSIMVANASGERSLSTLKRVKTYLRNAISQENLKSLAVLSINEDLLNELNITDIIENFASVKSRKQAFQ